The Drechmeria coniospora strain ARSEF 6962 chromosome 02, whole genome shotgun sequence genome has a segment encoding these proteins:
- a CDS encoding ABC transporter — protein MATSCPDDSFGPWAGSTCRGGFDFTLLFEESILSILVSSLFLLVAPLSILRLVREPIKVKPSLLQWGKQITSICFVGLSAALAGLWANNSAAPLTSTRATLPSVVLTFVVSLIYVPLSILEHRSDIRPSPLLCFYLALTVLFDVARARTLFLFDDDTRSPVPAVFAASLSLRVVMLLLESTEKRSILLDEHRHVAPESVAGPFNRGVFYWLTPLFLAGYRKILGPRDLYALDDELKSETLAKIMSDAWEKVPDKTVPGALCGAWFGAFSDAVMMPVIPRLFQIAFTYAQPFLVTAAIDLAATPQTQPYNNRGYGLIGAYVLVYTGIAVSMGQYEWRNYRAATMMRGSVIPLIYQKALLIDTSASSTFNPTAALTLVSTDIETITQGLVQFHETWSNLLEIGLAIYLLERQLGAACVMGVGFALVVMIGTIFLAIPTGRHQAAWIEASQIRVTATARALGSIKWLKISGLGDVAFSVIRSLRKRELVVSERFRYLLGGSLILSICTPILGPLLTFSTFAGIAVHGNGTTLTIAKVFTALSIIVLLNGPLAKLVAALPQIAGGLASCQRIQDHLNSEERKDTRLFADHGAQFRTKDMLDDAGSEHPAAVRVDSAETEAKPGSVANVMLEPEIIASIGGKFSWHKSPAAAEEPAAGRDDDADAEGAVGEAEKVDVPVIDISPPLDIPRRALTLILGPVGCGKSTLLKAFLGELSAFEGTIKTQFSGAVTFCDQNPWLPNETVREIICGRQDGSNGEEEAVDDEWYRVVVRACELERDVQIWPQGDKTPVGTKGISMSGGQKQRLSIARAIYARRELLILDDVFSGLDANTEDLVFDNLLGENGLLRKANITVIVATSDVRRVPFADKIVVLNEHGQLRFAGLPAELKQATDLDWAVGEIYSRGAPDSKPGAKRSKGNADAKEDGRRPAVTNTASALQEAVDMVEIQANSARQVGDSAVYGFYAKSAGWFTMTSFIISICIFAFCDSFPSVWLKWWAEANLREPNANLGKWLGVYAVLGIGAVCACLFGTWQLFIITINRSGLYFHNLLVDTVSRAPMSFHTTTDSGITVNRFSQDLQLIDMELPAAALGVVIALSFGIAQFILVCVSSRYMAALLPFLLAALYALQHFYLRTARQLRLLDIEYKAPLYTQLMETITGIVTIRAFRWESRSTEKAMQILDTSQQPSYLLYCVQRWITFAVNIVIMLLAVILIVLTTTLREAIGPGYVGIALSNILAFSATMQGTITSWVTLEIALGAVARIRAFEMQVKSEDDEASERLLESGRDSHLMEPPTDSAGRQWPSRGQIELQDVTCSYPSSGRVLHDITMTIEPGQMVAICGRTGSGKSSLFLSLLGLIEQDTGTILVDGIDIATMPREYVRTHLVAVPQEAYIIDGTVRLNADPHRSKDTLGSESISEERDQEIIRVLERVGLWEKIKSRGGLNTIIDDKFLSQGQAQLLVLARAMLRQDESRVLLLDEATSSLDESTSALIDEVVRTWFHDWTVLAIAHKLDSILDYDKVAVLDAGRLVEFDAPRKLLSREDSVFRELYLLSTNSSSVPASILGEGK, from the exons ATGGCAACCTCGTGTCCGGATGATTCCTTCGGTCCGTGGGCCGGATCGACCTGTCGTGGCGGTTTCGACTTCACCCTGCTGTTCGAGGAATCCATTctctccatcctcgtctcTTCGCTTTTCCTCCTCGTTGCTCCATTGTCCATCCTGAGACTTGTTCGCGAGCCGATCAAGGTCAAGCCTAGTCTATTGCAGTGGGGGAAACAG ATCACCTCGATAtgcttcgtcggcctcagcgctgccctcgccggcctctgGGCCAACAACTCCGCGGCGCCGCTCACGAGCACGCGCGCAACATTGCCCAGCGTCGTCCTGACATTCGTCGTCTCTCTCATCTACGTGCCCCTGTCCATCCTCGAGCACCGATCCGACATCCGACCCTCCCCCCTCCTATGCTTCTATCTCGCCCTCACCGTCCTCTTCGAcgtcgcccgcgcccgcaCTCTCTTCCTCTTTGACGATGACACCCGGAGCCCAGTTCCGGCCGTCTTTGCCGCCAGCCTGTCCCTGCGCGTTGTCATGCTTCTCCTCGAGTCGACCGAGAAGCGATCCatcctgctcgacgagcaTCGTCACGTCGCACCCGAAAGCGTCGCCGGACCCTTCAACCGGGGCGTCTTCTACTGGCTAACTCCTCTCTTCCTCGCTGGCTATCGCAAGATCTTGGGGCCTCGGGATTTGTACGCTCTTGACGACGAGTTGAAGTCGGAAACACTGGCCAAAATCATGTCCGACGCCTGGGAAAAGG TCCCGGACAAGACCGTCCCCGGTGCGCTGTGCGGCGCCTGGTTCGGCGCCTTttccgacgccgtcatgATGCCCGTCATTCCCCGCCTGTTTCAGATCGCCTTCACCTACGCCCAGCCTTTTCTCGTCACGGCCGCCATTGACCTCGCCGCGACGCCCCAGACGCAGCCTTACAACAACAGGGGCTATGGCTTGATCGGCGCCTACGTTCTTGTGTACACCGGCATTGCC GTGTCCATGGGTCAATACGAATGGCGCAACTATcgagcggcgacgatgatgcgcGGCAGCGTCATTCCTCTCATCTACCAGAAGGCTCTGCTCATCGacacgtcggcctcgtccacctTCAACCCGACTGCCGCCTTGACGCTCGTGAGCACCGACATCGAAACCATCACCCAGGGTCTCGTTCAGTTCCACGAGACCTGGAGCAATCTTCTCGAGATTGGGCTGGCCATCTACCTTCTCGAGCGCCAGCTGGGTGCCGCCTGCGTCATGGGAGTTGGCTTTGCTCTCG TGGTCATGATCGGCACCATATTCCTCGCGATACCGACCGGCCGCCATCAAGCCGCCTGGATCGAGGCCTCGCAAATTCGTgtcaccgccaccgccagGGCACTGGGTAGCATCAAGTGGCTGAAAATCTCGGGCCTCGGCGATGTCGCGTTTTCCGTCATTCGCAGTCTGCGCAAGCGGGAGTTGGTTGTCTCCGAGAGGTTCCGTTACCTGCTCGGAGGGTCGCTCATCCTCT CCATCTGCACGCCCATCCTCGGCCCTCTCCTTACATTTTCCACCTTTGCTGGCATCGCCGTTCACGGTAATGGAACTACGCTCACCATCGCCAAGGTCTTCACCGCTCTCTCCATCATCGTCCTCCTCAACGGTCCATTGGCCAAGCTGGTGGCTGCTCTGCCGCAAATCGCTGGTGGGCTCGCTTCGTGCCAGCGTATTCAGGACCATCTCAACTCCGAAGAAAGAAAGGATACCCGACTCTTCGCCGATCATGGCGCCCAGTTCCGGACCAAGGACATGTTGGACGACGCAGGCTCCGAACACCCGGCTGCCGTTCGAGTCGACTCGGCCGAAACGGAAGCCAAGCCTGGCAGTGTGGCTAATGTGATGCTAGAGCCTGAAATCATTGCCTCCATCGGTGGCAAGTTCTCTTGGCACAAATCaccggccgcggcggaggagCCTGCCGCGGGGAGggacgatgatgccgacgcaGAAGGAGCTGTGGGGGAGGCGGAAAAGGTCGACGTCCCCGTCATCGACATTTCCCCCCCTCTCGATATACCTCGCCGCGCACTCACGCTGATTTTGGGTCCAGTTGGCTGTGGCAAGTCGACTCTCCTGAAAGCCTTCCTGGGCGAGCTCTCGGCGTTCGAGGGAACCATCAAGACTCAGTTCTCGGGTGCCGTCACGTTCTGCGACCAGAACCCATGGTTACCGAACGAGACTGTCCGCGAAATCATATGCGGCAGGCAAGATGGCAgcaacggcgaggaggaggccgtcgatgatgagTGGTATCGCGTCGTGGTGAGGGCGTGCGAGCTGGAGCGTGATGTGCAAATTTGGCCCCAGGGCGACAAGACGCCTGTGGGAACCAAAGGTATCTCCATGAGTGGAGGACAGAAGCAGCGCTTG TCCATTGCGCGTGCCATCTACGCACGTCGGGAGCTCCTCATCCTGGACGACGTATTCAGCGGTCTCGACGCCAACACGGAGGATCTGGTTTTTGATAACCTGTTGGGTGAAAATGGCCTCCTTCGCAAGGCAAACATAACTGTCATAGTGGCCACTTCCGACG TCCGCCGCGTGCCGTTCGCAGACAAAATCGTTGTGCTTAACGAGCATGGCCAGCTGCGGTTCGCTGGCTTGCCTGCCGAGCTCAAGCAGGCAACAGATCTTGActgggccgtcggcgagatATACTCCAGGGGCGCACCTGACAGCAAGCCCGGCGCAAAAAGGTCGAAAGGCAACGCAGATGCGAAGGAGGATGGTCGGCGCCCGGCCGTAACCAACACCGCTTCGGCGCTGCAGGAAGCTGTGGACATGGTGGAGATTCAAGCCAACTCTGCCCGGCAGGTTGGTGACTCGGCCGTCTACGGATTCTACGCCAAGTCGGCTGGCTGGTTCACCATGACCAGCTTCATTATTTCTATTTGCATATTCGCCTTCTGCGACTCTTTTCCTA GCGTCTGGCTCAAATGGTGGGCCGAAGCGAATCTGAGGGAGCCAAACGCGAACCTGGGCAAATGGCTCGGTGTTTATGCTGTGCTTGGCATCGGTGCTGTTTGCGCATGCCTGTTCGGCACTTG GCAGTTgttcatcatcaccatcaacCGATCTGGCTTGTACTTTCACAACTTGCTGGTAGACACAGTTTCGCG AGCACCCATGTCGTTCCACACAACCACGGATAGCGGCATCACGGTCAACAGGTTCAGCCAGGATCTCCAGCTGATCGATATGGAGCTCCCTGCTGCGGCCCTTGGCGTGGTCATTG CCCTGTCTTTTGGCATTGCTCAATTCATCTTGGTCTGCGTCTCGTCAAGATACATGGCCGCGCTTCTGCCCTTCCTGCTGGCGGCCCTGTATGCCCTGCAGCACTTTTACCTGAGAACTGCGCGACAACTGCGTCTGCTCGACATTGAATACAAAGCACCTCTCTACACGCAGCTCATGGAGACGATCACAGGCATCGTGACTATTCGCGCCTTCCGCTGGGAATCGCGGTCAACCGAAAAGGCGATGCAAATTCTTGACACTTCGCAGCAACCAAGCTATCTGCTCTATTGCGTGCAGCGATGGATCACTTTTGCCGTCAACATCGTCATCATGCTGCTCGCGGTAATTCTCATCGTCCTTACCACGACTCTTCGCGAGGCTATTGGCCCAGGAtacgtcggcatcgccttgAGCAACATTCTCGCCTTCAGCGCTACCATGCAGGGAACCATTACAAGCTGGGTAACACTGGAGATAGCGCTTGGTGCGGTGGCCAGGATCAGGGCCTTTGAAATGCAGGTGAAGAgcgaggatgacgaagcTTCGGAGCGCCTCCTCGAGAGTGGGCGTGATTCTCACCTCATGGAGCCGCCCACCGATAGTGCGGGTCGTCAGTGGCCGAGTAGGGGGCAAATTGAGCTGCAAGATGTGACTTGCTCGTATCC CTCTTCCGGCCGTGTTCTTCACGACATCACCATGACGATAGAGCCGGGGCAGATGGTTGCCATCTGTGGCCGGACCGGAAG TGGAAAGTCGTCTTTGTTTCTCAGCCTCCTTGGACTCATTGAGCAGGATACCGGCACCATCCTGGTGGACGGAATCGACATTGCCACGATGCCCCGAGAATATGTGCGCACTCATCTCGTCGCCGTTCCCCAAGAGGCCTACATCATCGATGGAACCGTGCGCCTCAACGCAGATCCGCATCGCAGCAAGGATACGTTGGGGAGTGAGAGCATCTCGGAGGAGCGCGACCAAGAGATCATTCGAGTTCTCGAACGAGTCGGCCTGTGGGAAAAGATTAAGTCTCGCGGTGGTCTGAATACAATCATCGATGACAAGTTTCTCTCCCAGGGACAAGCGCAACTTTTGGTACTCGCACGAGCGATGTTGCGACAGGACGAGAGTCGGGTCTTGCTTCTAGACGAAGCCACGAGCAG TCTGGATGAGTCAACAAGCGCCCTCATCGACGAAGTTGTTCGGACCTGGTTTCACGACTGGACCGTCCTCGCCATTGCGCATAAGCTGGATTCCATTCTCGACTACGACAAGGTTGCCGTGCTGGATGCCGGTCGTCTAGTTGAGTTTGACGCACCGCGGAAGCTGCTCAGCCGGGAGGATTCCGTGTTTCGGGAATTGTACCTCTTGTCGACCAACTCATCATCGGTACCCGCCTCCATCCTGGGTGAGGGAAAATAG